The window CTCACCGTTATCGTCGAATAGGCAACTCGCCCCTCGAGTGACTGCTTTTTCGCCTCCAATCGCTCGATTTCGGATTGGACGTTTGAGAGTCGTTTTTCGACTGCGAGTACGCCTTCGGTGTCGCTGGCGTTTTGATACAGGTCGCGAAGTTTTCCGCGCTGTGACCGCAAGTTTGTCAATCGAGCTTCGATATCGACGAGTCGGTCGCTCACGTCCTTCGTCCCGGTGCTGGCCTTTTCCACTCGTCCTACCCGCCTCGCTTCCTGGAAGAACGTCGAGAACTTTTCCGCTGGGATTCGGAAGACGATTTTACCCGTCGTCCACGTCTCGTTTCCGTTTCGGTGGACACGCTGGGTCGAATCGCTGACGAACCCGCCGTGTTCCCGGGCCACCCGAGAGAGGTTCGTGTTGGTCCGGTCGAAACTCTCGACCTGGAGCGTGACGTTCCCGGTTCGAACGAGTGCCCGCCGTTGAACGGTGAGCGCGCTTCGTTGATTGCCCGTCGCCGCCGTGCTGTCAGCTTGCGATTTCCCCCCAGCGTCACCCTTTCGGCTCCCCGACCCGTCTTTTCCTGCGTCGTTTCCACCCATACCGGAGCAACCGGCGAGCGTAACGAGGACGACAAGCGAGAGTGCTAGGAATTTCCGCCTTGATGTCATGAATTTTATTGTTCATTGCATCAACAAAGGTGTTCGGTAGAGTGAAAGAACCGTTTGACTCTCGAAAAGTGCCACGGGAAAAGAGAAATGACGGGAGAGGTGTGTGGAAATATCGTTGGCGGATCACACAAGCCATACACCTCGGCACTCGTATCGCACGTTCACGGGTTCCCGCCCGGGCCAAATTCGACCGGCTCGTACCCCGGTCTCGATGCGAACACGAGTCGGGTATCGTCTCAGTCCTTCCGCTTGACCACGTCGCCGAGGGTCGTGCCGCCGGTCGAACTGCCGCCGCTCCACTCCTCATCGTCCGCTCCGGAACTCCCGGCGTTGAGACTGATATCGAGCTTTTTCTCGAGCTTCTTCTGCACGCTGTCGCTTGGAAGCATGTCACCGCGTTCGAGCTTTCGGATGAGGCTCGCCTTCTCGTTGAGTTCTTTGGCAAGGTCTTCCTGACTCAGCCCATCGGATTCGCGCGCGTTGCGTATTCGGTCGTCGTAATCCTGTGCGATTTCGTCCATGTCGTCGAACATGTCCGAGGGGCGCGAGCGCGAGCCGCCCGACGACGAGCGCGAGGTACTGGTACTCCCGCTGGACTTGCCCGAGGATGAGGAGGTAGAGTATTTCGTGGACGTAGAAGAGGTCTGCTGAGTCTTCACTTCCGTCCCGAAGTCAGCGCAGTTGTCACAGACATCCAACTCCGCACCTTCGACCTTGATCTTCTTCGGCGAGGCCGTTTCGGCACCGCACATCTCACACTGAACCATGTGTTGACGTTTACCGTCTCGACTCATAAATGGCACGCCACATGACCCCTTTCAGGCCAGCGCGTGCCACGAGTAATAGAACCGCTGAAGCGCGGTGAAATGCCCGATTACGGCGAGAAATCCGAGCAGAAGCGCCACGAGCGAGTAGCCACCGACGGACCCAACGAAGGCGGCGATACCACCGACGAGTCCGATGAGGGCGAGCCTGTCCGCCCGTCCGACCAAACCACCGTACACGCGGTCGAGACCGACTGCTTGGGCTTGCGTACCGAGGTACGACGTCATCAGGACGCCGGTTACTGCCGCAAGTCCGAGGGCATATTGGCCGAGTCCCGCGGAGAGTCCGGCGATGAGGACGATGTCCGCGTAACGGTCGAGCACGTGGTCGAGCAAATCTCCAGCTTTGGAGTCCGTGCCGAGTTCGCGCGCCAGTGCTCCGTCGAGCAGGTCGAGCCAGCCGTTCAGGAAGACGAGTATCGCGCCGACGAGATACCACATCGGCATCGTTTCACCGAGGTAGAACGCCCATCCCGCACCGCCAGCGAGCAGGAACGCGATAACGCTGATGGCGTCTGGGGTCAACCCGGCTTGCTTCGACGCCGAAACGAACGGGCGGAGCGCACGATTTGCGACGGGGCGGAGTTGGTCGAGCGTCATAGATAATCGATGTAATCGACAGTTCCAGCGGAAGGCGCGCGCTCTCCTCGGATAACCGCTTCGATGTCGGCTGACACGTCCGCCGGCGTTCGGTCGGTCGTCTCGATTTCGTACACCGTTTCGGTGCCGTGTGCTGCAACGGCTTCCGAGAGGATTACGTCGAGAGCTTCACTATCCGCGTTCTCCTCGGCTTTCGCTTGCGTTTCGCCGCGGTCCGTTAGTCGTTCTTCCAGTTGCGCTGGGTGGCATCGAAGGACGACGACCCTGTCCGCATCGAAGTGGTGTGCCAAATGTGAATCTACGAGGAGACCAGCGTCGTCGTTCTCCCGGTCACGCTCTGTCAACCACTCTCGAACCGCGTCGAAATCCGCGAGGAGACTGTCCCGCTCTTCGTCCGTGCCCTCGTCCAGCCCCTCCTCCCGTATCACATCGTTCAGATGGACCACCTCGAGGTCGGATTCGATCATTTCGGTCACGGTCGTTTTTCCAGTCCCCGGGGTTCCGGTCACGGCAACCCTCACGCCGAGAGCACCTCGTTGAGTTCGCGGACTGCCCGCTTGGTTTCGTCTTTCGTCCCACAGGTTATTCGAACGCATTCGGGGAGGCCGAAACTCGTACAGTCACGGAGGATGACGCCACGCTCCTGAACCGCGTCGGCGACCTCGGTGGCGGATCCGACCTCCGCGAGAACGAAGTTGCCGTGGCTTTCCCACGTCGATGCGTCGAGCGTTTCGTAGATGTATTCGCGCGCCCAGCGCGCTGTCTCGACCGATTTCTCGACATGCTCGTCGTCCGAGAGCGCGGCGAGTCCGGCCCGACAGGCGAGTTCGCTCGCGGCGAACGGCGTGTTGACTCGGGCGTAGGCGTCGGCCCAATCGTCGGGAACGACGGCGTAGCCGAGTCGGACGCCAGCCAGCCCGAACGCCTTGGAGAATGTTCTGAGAACGGCCACGTCGTCGCGCTCGTCGAGCAGGGAAATCGCGGTCTCCGTTTCGGCGTATTCGCCATACGCCTCGTCCACGACGACGAGAGTTCGTTCGTCCGTTTCGTCCGCGATCGATTCGATCGTGTCCAGCGAGAAAACCCCGCCGGACGGGTTGTGCGGACTGGTGAGATAGACGATTCGTTCCCCGTCGTAGGCCGAAAGGACGGTGTCCGCGGTGAGTCCGAACCCGTCCGACTTCGAGAGGGAGTAGTCGTTCACCTCGCCGTGGTGGTAGCGTGCACTCATGCCGTAGTAGGCGAAACCCGGTGACGGTACCAGGACTTCGTCACCGGGGTCGAGCATCGCTCGGGAGAGGTAATCGAGCGCACCATCGCCGCCGTTGGCCAGCCACACCTGCACCGGTTCGACGGCCCATCGCTTGGCGAGTCGTGCGGTGAGATCCGTATGCGACGCTTTCGGGTAGGAACTGGCGTTCCCTGCCCCGGTTCGAATGGCATCGACTGCCGCCGGACTCGGGCCGAACGGGTTCTCGTTCGACGCGAGTTTCACGAGGTCGTCGGGGTCGAATCCGAGTTCCCGAGCGACCTCTTCGATGCCCCGCCCGGCCTGATACGCTACGTGCGCGGAGAGGTCTCGTGGTTCCATATCGTGAGGAAGTGACCGACTAGCCTTAAGTATGGCCACCTGAGGCCAATACGCCTAAGCAATCCTGTAGCGACCCCCTGTTGGAGGTCCTAAGGATGACACACCATCGACACGACCAGCCGAGTCACGATCACCAACAGGAGTCCGGAATGCAGCGGTACGGCGGGCCGCGCCGCAGTGACCGAGAGGGATTTCAAGGACGACGAGGCCACCATCGACAGCGAGGAAGCCGACGGCGGTACGGTCGTGGACGAGACCAGGGAGTCACCAGCGGAGAGCATTACGAACAGGAATTCCAGCGACGTCAGCAGGAACAACGACACCAACAGGAATCACGGCCCCGACGATGGAACCAGCAGCGTCGGTACGGTCAACAGCGGAAAGAACAACATCAGCAGGGCCGACGACGACGGCAGCAGGAACGGCGGTGGTATCGACACCAGCAGGGTTCGTAGGAAGGACGACAACCCCGACAGTAGCCGATTCGGTTGCGACCTTGCTTTTTCAGCCAGTGTGTTCATGTCAGCAACCGCTGTAGCGTGGATGACATGCACTTCGAAATTCCAGATGGAGGGCGACGATGACGCAGATCGGCTATACCCTGTCGAGCGAAGAACACGGCCCGAACGAACTCATCGAACACGCTGTCCGCGCCGAGGAAGTGGGCTTCGGGTTCGCGTCCATCTCGGACCACTATCATCCATGGGTAAGCAAACAGGGACACAGTCCCTTCGTCTGGTCAACGTTGGGCGGTGTCGCACACGCCACGGAGAGCCTTCCGGTCGGTGTCGGTGTAACCTGTCCCATCATGCGAATCCATCCGGCAATCGTCGCACAGGCCGCAGCCACTGCCGCGACGATGTTCGACGGCGAGTTCTTCCTCGGCGTCGGCACGGGGGAGCGACTGAACGAACACGTGACCGGCGAACACTGGCCCGAGCACGCGATCCGACTCGAAATGCTCGAAGAGGCCATCGAAATCATGCGAACATTGTGGCAGGGTGGGCAGCAGAGCTACTACGGCGACCACTTCACGGTCGAAAACGCACGCCTGTACACCCTGCCGGAAGAACCGCCGGACATCATCGTTTCGGCGTACGGCGAACGAACGGCGAAGGCCGCTGCAGAACTCGGCGACGGGTTTTGGAGCGTCGGCCCACAAGACGAGGTGGAAATATTCGACGAAGCGGGCGGAGACGGCCCGCGATACAGCCAGATGACGGTCTGTTACGCCGAGGACGAAGAGGAGGCCATCGATACGGCCTACGAGTGGTGGCCGAACAGCGCAATCGCGGGTGAACTCAACTCGCAGCTGCCGACGCCGACGCATTTCGAGCAGGCCTGCGAAATGGTCTCACGCGAGGACATCGCCGAGGGGAGCATCGTCACCGACCCCGACCCCGAGACACATATCGACAATATCCAACAGTTCGTGGAAGCGGGATACGACCACGTTTACGTTCATCAAGTCGGCCCCGACCAGGAGTCGTTTTTCGACTTTTACGAGCGTGAAGTGTTGCCGGAATTCCAGTGACGTGAGATAATGATGGGGACAGTGACTATCGAAGAACGCCGCGCTTGCGCTACGAGTTCCGAAAAAACGGCCGGTCATCCTTGGACTAGGTGGGCGGACCAGGTGGGCCGCCCACCCTGCTGAGTTGGCTGGGGAACGGGCGAACGAATGAGTTGATCGGATGCGGCGCGGAGCGCCATCGAGGAACGAGTAAGTCGGCCGGGGAAATCGGAGGTATCCTCGACCGTGAAGTGGGTTCGCCCTCTCGGAGGTGTGGCTTGCGTGTAGAACGTGCGGCACCTCCGGAAATCAAAGAACACGATCGGCAGATTCGTCTTCCAACCTCTTCTCGCGCTCTCGTAACCTATTTGGGCGCGCCGACAGTCGCTCCGGGTATGTTCGTACTCGTCAACCTGAAAGCGTATCCCTGTGACCCGATCGAAATCGCGGAAGCGGTTCGCGACGTGAGCGACGATAGCGGGGTGGACATCGCCGTCGCACCGCAGACGGCCCACCTGTCGCGAGTCGCGGAGACCGGCGTCGAGACATGGGGACAACACGTCAGTCCGGTCGAGCACGGAAGCCACACCGGGAGCACCCTCGCGGAGGCAGTCGCCGACGCAGGCGCGACCGGGACCATGCTCAACCACTCCGAAAATCGCCTCAAGCTCGCGGCTATCGACGCCGGACTGGACGCCGCGGAGCGCGTCGGACTCGGGACGACCGTCTGCGCGAACAACCCCGAACAGGTCGGTGCGGTCGCGGCTCTCGGTCCGGATGCCGTCGCGGTCGAACCGCCCGAGCTCATCGGAACCGGTACGCCGGTCAGCAAAGCCGACCCGGATATCGTCACCGACGCGGTAGCGGCCGCCGAGGCGGTGGACGAGGACGTGAGCGTCTTCTGCGGCGCGGGAATCAGCACCGGCGAAGACCTCGTCGCGGCGAGGGAGTTGGGTGCGGAAGGCGTGTTGCTGGCCAGCGGCGTGGCGAAAGCCGACGACCCGACTGCGGCGCTCGAAGACCTCGTCGAACCGCTCTAAGCGGGAGCGATAACGAAATGGTCGTGGTCCTGCTCGACCAGTACCGACCGTTCACGCATTTTGACGATGTAACCGGTCACCGTCCGATCGAGTTCGTGCTCCGCTCGAACGCGGACGAGATGGCCGATAACCTGTGCAGATGGGGGTTTTTGGGCCGCTCCACAGTCGTAAATGGTGAGAAGTTCATCACCCTTGTCGGCCTCGTAGACGATGATATGGGCGTGTTGTGGAAGATGCCAGCGCCCCTCGCCGACCTGCGCCAGCTTGTTCATATCTTAAACTACGTCGTCGATGGTAATCAGCGGTCCGAAACTACCGGGGATGCCCCGGGGATGAACCAAATCGTGATTCGAACCGCTCAGAAGTCGGAAAGCGACACTTGACCGGATCGGGACGTTCGTGTTTCCTCCGTTTCACTTCTCCGATCCGCTTCTCGGTTATCCTCGTCCTGCTTTTCGCCATTCAGCTTCGTCCCCTCCTCGGGGTCAGTGTCTTCCGGTTCCGATACCGTACTCTTCGGGGCATCGAACCCGTCCAGACTCGTCTGGTCGATTTCGGTGAACTGGAGGTTCGAGACACGAACCCCGACTTTTCGAACGCGTTCGTCTGCGAACTCCGACAGTAAGTCGAGTGCGATTTCCGAAACTAGTTCGCGGTCGTCAACTGGCCCGGGGAGTGACCGCTCGCGAGTATGAACGTCGAACGGGGGTGTCACGACTTTCACACCGATAGTGCGGTACATGGCGTTTCGGTCGCGCGCCCGTTCCGCAACCGCGGTTGCCAACGTTTTCACGCGCGACCGCTTTTCGGTCGAAGCGCTCGTCGCGCCGGTAAACGCGGATTCACGGGAGAGGCTCTTGGGGCGACCCGTCGGCGTGACTTCCCGGTCGTCGTCACCCCGTGCTCTGTGGTAGAGTTCGCGCCCGCGTTCGCCGAATCGGTCCGCGAGCGCGCGCGGATCTGCCTCTGCCAAGTCACCCGCCGTCTCGATATCCATCTCGTGGAGGTCTCGCGCGGTGACCGGGCCGACCCCATGAATTTCGGAAACGTCTAACGGCGCGAGGAAGTCCCGGACGGTCCCCGGTTCGACCACGACCAGTCCGTTCGGTTTATCGTAATCGCTGGCGATCTTTGCTGTGCTCATATTCGGGGCGACACCGACACTCGCGGGGACACCCACCTCACGTTCGATTCGATTTTTGACGTGCCTGGCGAACCCTTCGGCGACTTTCCACGCCGTTCGGTCGGTTACGTCGAGGTAGGCTTCGTCGATGCTCACCTCGCGTACGGTGTCCGCACAGTCGTGGAGGATTGCCCGCACGTCCTCGCTGACGGATTTATAGAACTCGATATCCACGGGGCGGTAGTAACCTACGGCCGCAGGCCTGTCTTCCGCATCGGGGTCGGACGTTCCCGTATCGCTCTCGGAATGGTTCTCGGCCGCCTTCCGCGGCAGTCGCTCGAGCGCCTTCCCGATGGCTTGTGCACTCTCGACGCCGTGTTCACGGGCTTCGTAGCTTGCGGTGGCGACGGCGCCGTGCGATTCACCGTCCTCGTATCCCATTCCGACGACGACCGGTACTCCTTCGAGTTGCGGTTCGCGGAGACGTTCACAGGCCGCATAAAAACAATCCATATCTACGTGGAAAACGATACGCTCCTCGGACTCGCCCTCGACACCGGGTAAGCGTGAACCGCCGCGGTTCGGCATCGCTGAGCAGTTGGTGCGCCAGTGGAATTAAACTGTGCAAACCGAGGCGAAAGTGAAATAATACGGCAACAGTCACCACGGTTGAATGGAAAAAAGCCAAAAGCACTAAATACCGGCATATGGGCCTCTACTGTGGGTTTTCGGCACGTTTATTGGCAGACGTGTGGTAGGAGTGGGCGAGATGGATGATTCCGCCGAGCACGAGTCGAGCATCGATGACCGACCAAGTATTCGGGTAATTAACGCCATCGCAGAGCACGAAGGGACGACCCCTACGGAAATCAGGCCGGTTCTATACGACATCATCGAACCTGACGCGCTCGACTCACTGTTTGCGGAGACACAACACGGCGAGTCCCGGGCGGACGGCCACGTTACGTTCCAGTATGGTTCAAGCGAGGTGACGGTCTACAGTGATGGTCGAGTCGAGATTGTCCAAAGTTATCCCGGGCAATCCGACGAATCGTCTAATTCAGCGATCACGACGTTTAACTCCTCGTCGGGCGATAACTGAACGACATCGTATTTCGAAGTGTGTGTGTGTGTGTGTCTGCCGGAGGTGGTAGAGTGCCTCGCGAGAAGGCGTATCCATAGCAACATGCTGCGTACCGTATACTCTAGATGTACAACGCTCTGAAATTGGAAATAGGAACCAACATTGGCGAATTGTAGTGTAAATTTCCAGTAATACCAGGAAATCGCCGATAGATATATACTCATCCCGCCTCTGGAGACGTAGTAGCGAAACCGTGGCAGAACCGCCCAGTGATAATCGTATGGGAATAGAAATAGAGAACGTCAGTGACGACAATCCTGCCGAGACGACTTCGACGTATGTCTTCGATATCGAATCGGAAATGGCAAACGGACACACGTGTGCGGGAATCGTACGCATCCTCGCAAAAATAATGGACGAGAACCCGAACGAGATGCGACCGCTCCACGCGGTAGTGAATTGCGACGCCATCGACGCACTCTTTCGCACCCGACGGTACGGCGAGGCGCGTGACAACGTCTCGATCACCTTCCATTACGACGTGTACGAAGTAACGGTCGACGCAAGCGGCAAAGTGGCCGTAACCGAGTAACACCCCGTTTTTCCGTTGAACCATCAGCGACGCGTTTCTATAGGACACTGCACACGGTACCGAAACGTTGTTTTATCCATATGTTACGTTATTGAATGGGAATTTCCACCGTTTCTGGGAAAAAGGATTCACCGACCACGACGGACAGCAGCGATTTGTTCAGACGTTCCGCCCACCGGATCACTAGAGTTTCCTCGGTGCAACGACGCTTTCGAGGTGTCTCGGTGGGAACGATGGGGGATTCAGGGATGGGAAACCTAGCAACACGAATCGCGGTGCAGATGGAAAGACGAGGACCGTTCGCCTCGGAGCAAAGCAAAACGGTTGGGTCGGTCGCAAGCCGAATCCGATTGCAGGCACCACGAACCCGAAACGGTCCCTGAACTTCGGTGTAAAATACGAACCCGTGCGGAGGAATATGGACGGAAAAGAACACGAACTCCCCATCGTCGATCCGGACGGTGAAAAGGCCGTCAAAAACGACGATGCGGAAGAAAAAGCGAAGAAAGTGACGCTGACGTTTACCATCTCCAAAGCGATGACCGAATACTACTATGAGTACCATTTCCAGTCGATACGTGGGTCGGTAACGACTGGCGAGAGCCAGGAAAAAGATTGTAGAGTGGACATATGACCTCCCAAACCAAACACGTCATGCGGAAATAAACGGCGAGTTCTTCGGATTTTTAACCTTCGAACTGATAGACAACGGTTGATGAGCTATCCGTATCGGAGGACGACGCGAACGGCCGACTCCCTCCCTCCCCGTTCCACTGTCCGTGCGATTCCGGCGGTGAACCATCCATGATGCCGTGGGGCCACGCCGCGTTCGGATACGTCGTGTACTCGCTCGGTCATCGTCTTTGGACGCGTGCACCTCCCTCCGGACTGGCGGTTCTTGCCCTCCTCTTTGGAACCCAGTTGCCGGATTTGGTGGACAAACCCCTTTCGTGGGGCCTCCATCTGTTTCCGCAGGGTTACTCGATTGGTCATTCGGTGTTCGTCGCGGTGCCCGTCGGGATGATTGTACTCACCATCGCGATGCTGAAAGACCGGTCCACGGTCGGCGTTGCTTTCGCCGTCGGCTACTGGTCGCACCTGGCTGGTGACGTCCTCATCAGAATTCTCGGGCGAGACGAATCTCCGTTCGCCCCCATTTTATGGCCAGTCGTGACGCTTCCGCCGTATGGTCACGAGGTATCCCTCTTCGAACGCGCGTTCAGCATCATCGGCGCGTTCCTGTACTCGCTCTCGACGGAAAAGCAGTTGATGGTACTCGGAATCTACCTCGCGCCGTACCTCCTCGTGTTCGTTCTCTGGCTGTTGGACGGCGCACCGATCGTTTCGGAACTCCGGCAGGCAGTTGCAGGGCGATAACGAGGGGGTGAAACGGTTCTTTGAGGCCCCCGAACTACTGCGACTGCGTCAACTCGAACGTGTAGAGTCCGGTGAACGTATCGGTCACGACGACGACGTCGTGTGCGGGGTTGTACGCCGCTCTCCACGCCATCGGTGGCTCGCCGAGTCGCGAAACTTCGTCGTTCAGCGTGAGGGATTTCATCCGGTCATCGGTCGAATACTGGTCGATCGGATGCGGATTCGTGGGATCGGTGATATTGTACACGACGACGCCATCGTGCCAATCGGCGGCGACGATGAACGTCTGTTTCCCCTGTGGAACGATGGCGAAGTGGTGTCCCGTCCAGTCGAACCGGTCGGCATAATCCTCGCTCATCCGTTTTGCGTTGGGAGAAACGGTAAAACCAACCGGAATC of the Haladaptatus caseinilyticus genome contains:
- a CDS encoding DUF4349 domain-containing protein, with the protein product MTSRRKFLALSLVVLVTLAGCSGMGGNDAGKDGSGSRKGDAGGKSQADSTAATGNQRSALTVQRRALVRTGNVTLQVESFDRTNTNLSRVAREHGGFVSDSTQRVHRNGNETWTTGKIVFRIPAEKFSTFFQEARRVGRVEKASTGTKDVSDRLVDIEARLTNLRSQRGKLRDLYQNASDTEGVLAVEKRLSNVQSEIERLEAKKQSLEGRVAYSTITVRINEPRPPSETRTAGQKSWYDTSVLAAFLESVDGSLVVLRAVIVGVAYLLPYVAVLSLPVGGMFVWRRRNSKNRQFTGDEVVDDETTTDESDD
- a CDS encoding multiprotein bridging factor aMBF1, translating into MVQCEMCGAETASPKKIKVEGAELDVCDNCADFGTEVKTQQTSSTSTKYSTSSSSGKSSGSTSTSRSSSGGSRSRPSDMFDDMDEIAQDYDDRIRNARESDGLSQEDLAKELNEKASLIRKLERGDMLPSDSVQKKLEKKLDISLNAGSSGADDEEWSGGSSTGGTTLGDVVKRKD
- a CDS encoding CDP-alcohol phosphatidyltransferase family protein: MTLDQLRPVANRALRPFVSASKQAGLTPDAISVIAFLLAGGAGWAFYLGETMPMWYLVGAILVFLNGWLDLLDGALARELGTDSKAGDLLDHVLDRYADIVLIAGLSAGLGQYALGLAAVTGVLMTSYLGTQAQAVGLDRVYGGLVGRADRLALIGLVGGIAAFVGSVGGYSLVALLLGFLAVIGHFTALQRFYYSWHALA
- a CDS encoding adenylate kinase family protein, whose protein sequence is MRVAVTGTPGTGKTTVTEMIESDLEVVHLNDVIREEGLDEGTDEERDSLLADFDAVREWLTERDRENDDAGLLVDSHLAHHFDADRVVVLRCHPAQLEERLTDRGETQAKAEENADSEALDVILSEAVAAHGTETVYEIETTDRTPADVSADIEAVIRGERAPSAGTVDYIDYL
- the hisC gene encoding histidinol-phosphate transaminase; its protein translation is MEPRDLSAHVAYQAGRGIEEVARELGFDPDDLVKLASNENPFGPSPAAVDAIRTGAGNASSYPKASHTDLTARLAKRWAVEPVQVWLANGGDGALDYLSRAMLDPGDEVLVPSPGFAYYGMSARYHHGEVNDYSLSKSDGFGLTADTVLSAYDGERIVYLTSPHNPSGGVFSLDTIESIADETDERTLVVVDEAYGEYAETETAISLLDERDDVAVLRTFSKAFGLAGVRLGYAVVPDDWADAYARVNTPFAASELACRAGLAALSDDEHVEKSVETARWAREYIYETLDASTWESHGNFVLAEVGSATEVADAVQERGVILRDCTSFGLPECVRITCGTKDETKRAVRELNEVLSA
- a CDS encoding TIGR03557 family F420-dependent LLM class oxidoreductase; translation: MTQIGYTLSSEEHGPNELIEHAVRAEEVGFGFASISDHYHPWVSKQGHSPFVWSTLGGVAHATESLPVGVGVTCPIMRIHPAIVAQAAATAATMFDGEFFLGVGTGERLNEHVTGEHWPEHAIRLEMLEEAIEIMRTLWQGGQQSYYGDHFTVENARLYTLPEEPPDIIVSAYGERTAKAAAELGDGFWSVGPQDEVEIFDEAGGDGPRYSQMTVCYAEDEEEAIDTAYEWWPNSAIAGELNSQLPTPTHFEQACEMVSREDIAEGSIVTDPDPETHIDNIQQFVEAGYDHVYVHQVGPDQESFFDFYEREVLPEFQ
- the tpiA gene encoding triose-phosphate isomerase — its product is MFVLVNLKAYPCDPIEIAEAVRDVSDDSGVDIAVAPQTAHLSRVAETGVETWGQHVSPVEHGSHTGSTLAEAVADAGATGTMLNHSENRLKLAAIDAGLDAAERVGLGTTVCANNPEQVGAVAALGPDAVAVEPPELIGTGTPVSKADPDIVTDAVAAAEAVDEDVSVFCGAGISTGEDLVAARELGAEGVLLASGVAKADDPTAALEDLVEPL
- a CDS encoding DNA polymerase Y family protein, producing MPNRGGSRLPGVEGESEERIVFHVDMDCFYAACERLREPQLEGVPVVVGMGYEDGESHGAVATASYEAREHGVESAQAIGKALERLPRKAAENHSESDTGTSDPDAEDRPAAVGYYRPVDIEFYKSVSEDVRAILHDCADTVREVSIDEAYLDVTDRTAWKVAEGFARHVKNRIEREVGVPASVGVAPNMSTAKIASDYDKPNGLVVVEPGTVRDFLAPLDVSEIHGVGPVTARDLHEMDIETAGDLAEADPRALADRFGERGRELYHRARGDDDREVTPTGRPKSLSRESAFTGATSASTEKRSRVKTLATAVAERARDRNAMYRTIGVKVVTPPFDVHTRERSLPGPVDDRELVSEIALDLLSEFADERVRKVGVRVSNLQFTEIDQTSLDGFDAPKSTVSEPEDTDPEEGTKLNGEKQDEDNREADRRSETEETRTSRSGQVSLSDF
- a CDS encoding HalOD1 output domain-containing protein; this translates as MDDSAEHESSIDDRPSIRVINAIAEHEGTTPTEIRPVLYDIIEPDALDSLFAETQHGESRADGHVTFQYGSSEVTVYSDGRVEIVQSYPGQSDESSNSAITTFNSSSGDN
- a CDS encoding HalOD1 output domain-containing protein is translated as MGIEIENVSDDNPAETTSTYVFDIESEMANGHTCAGIVRILAKIMDENPNEMRPLHAVVNCDAIDALFRTRRYGEARDNVSITFHYDVYEVTVDASGKVAVTE
- a CDS encoding metal-dependent hydrolase, with translation MMPWGHAAFGYVVYSLGHRLWTRAPPSGLAVLALLFGTQLPDLVDKPLSWGLHLFPQGYSIGHSVFVAVPVGMIVLTIAMLKDRSTVGVAFAVGYWSHLAGDVLIRILGRDESPFAPILWPVVTLPPYGHEVSLFERAFSIIGAFLYSLSTEKQLMVLGIYLAPYLLVFVLWLLDGAPIVSELRQAVAGR